A genomic segment from Clostridium pasteurianum BC1 encodes:
- a CDS encoding hemerythrin domain-containing protein — MDAINLMMEEHNNIKRMLLLVRKASVKVMKTGEIDYEDFSKIISFIRNYADAHHHGKEEKMLFNRMIDEIGGVAEPLVRYGMLAEHDLGRLFIKELEEALVKVKEGDEEAKVDVIANAVSYTHLLQRHIEKEDNVAYTFAKRGLSKDTLKKIDEECESFEKEAEEKHIQENYIKLLEELEHKYII; from the coding sequence ATGGATGCTATTAATTTAATGATGGAAGAGCATAATAATATTAAGAGAATGCTTTTGCTAGTGAGAAAAGCTAGTGTTAAGGTTATGAAAACAGGTGAAATTGATTACGAAGACTTTAGTAAAATTATTTCGTTTATAAGAAATTATGCTGATGCACATCATCATGGGAAAGAAGAAAAAATGCTTTTTAATCGTATGATAGATGAAATTGGCGGAGTGGCTGAGCCACTTGTAAGATATGGAATGCTTGCAGAACATGATCTTGGAAGACTTTTTATAAAAGAACTGGAAGAAGCTTTAGTAAAGGTAAAAGAAGGCGATGAAGAGGCGAAAGTAGATGTAATAGCAAATGCTGTTTCCTATACCCATCTTTTACAGAGACACATTGAAAAAGAAGACAATGTAGCTTATACTTTTGCAAAGCGTGGATTAAGCAAAGATACTCTTAAAAAAATAGACGAAGAGTGTGAAAGCTTTGAAAAAGAAGCAGAAGAAAAACATATACAGGAAAATTATATAAAGCTTTTAGAAGAACTGGAGCACAAATATATTATTTAG
- the epsC gene encoding serine O-acetyltransferase EpsC: MSRDFDENMVQLVSEIAANYRRNSIFSLYASSKLASKVEIIEILQELRQLVFPGFFESKKLSSDTIEYYIGDLLISIEEKLHRQIKCALLYKNSIDNESEASCLEEKTNNICLTFLKLLPKIQEYINTDLKAAYDGDPSAGDIEQIIFSYPGIFAVSIYRIAHELYKLSVPCIPRIMTEYAHSETGIDINAGAQIGKYFFIDHGTGVVIGETSIIGENVKIYQGVTLGALSTRGGQSLQGVKRHPTIEDNVTIYSGASILGGDTIIGKNSVIGGNAFITKSVPEDTRVSIKNPELKFRNSNSNSKPKELEQEFIFDWII, translated from the coding sequence ATGAGCAGAGATTTCGATGAAAATATGGTTCAATTGGTATCAGAGATTGCGGCGAATTATAGACGAAATTCTATTTTTTCACTATATGCTTCTTCTAAATTAGCTAGTAAAGTTGAAATTATAGAAATTTTGCAGGAACTAAGACAATTGGTTTTTCCGGGTTTTTTTGAAAGTAAAAAATTGTCAAGCGATACAATAGAATATTATATAGGAGATCTTTTAATTAGTATTGAGGAAAAATTACATAGACAGATAAAATGTGCATTGCTATATAAGAATAGTATTGATAATGAATCTGAGGCTTCATGTTTAGAAGAAAAAACAAATAATATATGTTTAACATTTTTAAAATTATTACCTAAGATACAGGAATACATTAATACAGATCTTAAAGCGGCATATGATGGAGATCCATCTGCTGGAGATATAGAACAGATTATATTTTCATATCCAGGTATATTTGCAGTAAGTATTTACAGAATAGCTCATGAACTTTATAAATTATCAGTACCATGCATTCCAAGGATTATGACAGAATATGCACATAGTGAAACAGGAATTGATATCAATGCAGGTGCTCAAATTGGAAAATACTTTTTTATAGATCATGGCACAGGTGTTGTTATTGGCGAAACTTCTATTATTGGAGAAAATGTAAAGATATATCAAGGAGTAACATTAGGCGCCCTGTCAACTAGAGGAGGACAAAGTCTTCAAGGTGTAAAAAGGCATCCAACAATTGAAGATAATGTTACCATATATTCAGGAGCTTCTATTTTAGGTGGAGATACTATTATTGGAAAAAATTCAGTAATAGGTGGGAATGCTTTTATTACAAAATCAGTTCCAGAAGATACAAGGGTTAGTATTAAGAATCCAGAACTTAAATTTAGAAATAGCAATAGCAATAGTAAACCTAAAGAGCTGGAACAGGAATTTATATTTGATTGGATTATATAA
- a CDS encoding AAA family ATPase, which produces MDILECNQYLRSIELKREHIKSLSEYPYRLPAIKNLSNLKFHPKVTYIIGENGSGKSTILEAIAVAYGFNPEGGTINFNFSSMDTHSELYNHIKLIKGVRKPKDGFFLRAESFYNLATNVDELDREVPGLVNFYGGKSLHKQSHGESFFSVFINRFGGDGLYILDEPEAALSPSRQLSMLARIHELVKQRSQFIIVTHSPIIMAYPDATIYEIKDTLELVKYEDTEHYQIMKNFINNKDKMINILMG; this is translated from the coding sequence ATGGATATATTAGAGTGTAATCAATATTTGAGAAGTATAGAACTTAAAAGAGAACACATAAAATCTTTGTCTGAATATCCCTACCGTCTTCCTGCTATAAAAAATTTGTCAAATTTAAAATTTCATCCAAAGGTGACTTACATTATAGGTGAGAATGGTTCTGGTAAATCCACAATTTTAGAGGCGATTGCAGTTGCCTATGGATTTAATCCGGAAGGAGGAACAATCAACTTCAATTTTTCATCCATGGATACTCACTCAGAATTATATAATCATATAAAATTGATAAAGGGAGTACGAAAGCCTAAAGATGGATTTTTTCTAAGAGCTGAAAGCTTTTATAATCTTGCAACAAATGTTGATGAACTTGACAGGGAAGTTCCAGGTCTTGTGAATTTCTATGGGGGAAAATCATTACATAAACAATCTCACGGAGAATCCTTTTTTTCGGTATTTATAAATAGATTTGGCGGTGATGGATTGTATATATTAGATGAGCCAGAGGCTGCACTATCACCTTCAAGGCAACTTTCTATGCTTGCTAGAATTCATGAATTAGTAAAGCAGAGATCTCAATTCATTATTGTAACTCATTCTCCAATTATAATGGCATATCCAGATGCCACTATTTATGAAATAAAGGATACTTTAGAGTTAGTTAAATATGAGGATACCGAGCATTATCAGATAATGAAAAATTTTATTAATAATAAGGATAAGATGATAAATATTCTTATGGGGTAA
- a CDS encoding TetR/AcrR family transcriptional regulator, whose product MKENNKLNPISVQSKEWIMKSLLNLLWKKSYNEITITEIAFHAQLARRTFYRNFTSKEDVLDLYIEKLFVEYAELLKKEKILKTHDIAKIYFTFWKKHIDFINVMEKNNLLYMILQKYNEHLPDLHKQFKDDYGKYKDNSILEYLLAFSAGGFWNMLIKWVKDGAKKTPDEMADIVTLMLTSEVLD is encoded by the coding sequence ATGAAAGAAAATAATAAACTAAATCCAATATCAGTTCAATCTAAAGAATGGATTATGAAATCACTATTAAATCTATTGTGGAAGAAATCTTACAATGAAATAACCATAACGGAAATAGCTTTTCATGCACAGCTGGCAAGGCGTACATTTTATCGGAATTTTACTTCTAAAGAAGATGTTTTAGATTTATACATTGAGAAATTATTTGTTGAATATGCTGAACTGTTAAAAAAAGAAAAAATTTTGAAAACACATGATATTGCTAAAATTTATTTTACATTTTGGAAAAAGCATATAGATTTTATAAATGTAATGGAAAAGAACAACTTACTATATATGATATTGCAAAAATATAATGAACACTTACCTGACCTTCATAAACAATTTAAGGATGACTATGGAAAATACAAAGATAATAGCATATTGGAATACCTACTAGCTTTCAGTGCAGGAGGTTTTTGGAATATGCTAATTAAATGGGTAAAGGACGGCGCTAAAAAAACTCCGGATGAAATGGCGGATATAGTAACCTTAATGCTGACCAGTGAAGTTCTTGACTAA
- a CDS encoding Dabb family protein, with protein MIINNLFIRLKERNNENIQKTRDVLLSMKGKIETLRDLKVEVDISQGDYDLMLITKYDSIDDLNTYLNHPVHVEVSKYIVSVLDKQVSFRYESLD; from the coding sequence GTGATTATTAATAATTTATTTATAAGATTAAAGGAAAGAAATAACGAAAATATTCAAAAGACAAGAGATGTTTTACTAAGTATGAAGGGAAAGATTGAGACTCTTCGTGATTTAAAAGTTGAGGTTGATATAAGTCAAGGAGATTATGACCTCATGCTAATTACTAAATATGATTCAATTGATGATTTAAATACTTATTTAAATCATCCAGTTCATGTTGAAGTATCAAAATATATTGTAAGTGTATTGGATAAGCAAGTATCTTTTCGTTATGAATCTCTAGATTAG
- a CDS encoding 5-methyltetrahydropteroyltriglutamate--homocysteine S-methyltransferase, with the protein MIEKLIGKKREAPPFRYDIVGSFLRTDEIKTARIQFEKGEINCQQLTTIENIEIKKLVEKEKEIGLKSVTDGEFRRSWWHLDFFLGIKGTEKIILNQGKNLNGSRIKAESFRIMDKIKFQNHPMVEHFKYLKSITGECVPKFTIPSPALFHFVESHNENNVYKTKDELLSDIIEVYKLAIRAFYDAGCRYLQLDDTAWGSLCSERHREHLKNKRIDPNELARDYVMLINESIADHPKDMVITLHICRGNFHSSWFGSGGYEPIAEILFSNCKVDGFFLEYDNERSGDFAPLKYIKDQYVVLGLVTTKHGGLESKERLKVRIAEVCQYIDINQLCISPQCGFASTEEGNILTEEEQWGKIKLVVETANEIWVE; encoded by the coding sequence ATGATTGAGAAACTTATAGGTAAAAAAAGAGAAGCTCCACCTTTTCGTTATGATATTGTGGGAAGCTTTCTTCGTACGGACGAAATTAAAACAGCTCGTATTCAATTTGAAAAAGGTGAAATAAACTGTCAGCAACTTACTACTATTGAGAATATAGAAATTAAAAAGCTAGTAGAGAAAGAGAAAGAAATAGGACTTAAGTCTGTAACTGATGGTGAATTCAGGCGTTCCTGGTGGCATCTTGATTTCTTTTTAGGTATAAAAGGCACAGAAAAGATTATTTTAAATCAAGGCAAAAATCTTAATGGATCAAGAATTAAAGCTGAAAGCTTTCGTATTATGGATAAAATAAAATTTCAAAATCATCCTATGGTAGAGCATTTTAAATATTTAAAAAGTATTACTGGGGAATGTGTGCCAAAATTTACAATTCCTTCACCGGCACTTTTTCACTTTGTTGAAAGCCATAATGAAAATAATGTTTATAAGACTAAAGACGAACTTTTAAGTGATATTATTGAAGTTTACAAATTAGCTATAAGAGCTTTTTATGACGCAGGCTGTCGTTATCTTCAGCTTGATGATACTGCCTGGGGAAGTTTGTGCAGTGAAAGACATAGAGAGCATTTAAAAAATAAAAGGATTGATCCAAATGAACTTGCAAGAGATTATGTAATGCTGATTAATGAAAGTATTGCAGATCACCCTAAGGATATGGTTATTACTCTTCACATATGTCGTGGTAATTTTCACTCCTCTTGGTTTGGATCTGGAGGATATGAACCCATTGCTGAAATTTTATTTTCAAATTGCAAAGTAGATGGATTTTTCCTTGAGTATGACAATGAACGTTCTGGAGACTTTGCACCTTTAAAATACATAAAAGACCAATATGTTGTATTAGGACTTGTTACTACAAAGCATGGAGGACTTGAAAGCAAAGAGAGATTAAAAGTTCGCATTGCTGAAGTCTGTCAGTACATTGATATAAATCAGCTTTGTATAAGTCCTCAATGCGGCTTTGCATCCACTGAAGAAGGTAATATACTCACAGAGGAAGAACAGTGGGGAAAGATAAAGCTTGTGGTAGAGACGGCTAATGAGATATGGGTGGAATAG
- a CDS encoding amino acid ABC transporter substrate-binding protein, which produces MKKLLAIIIGIFLVTLGASGCSSKSNTSSSDALTKIKNAGVISIGTEGTYAPFTFHDSNGTLTGFDVDIATEVAKRIGVKPKFVETKWDGMIAGLDSNRFDIVANEVAITPERQQKYDFSSSYITSKAVLIVNKDNNSIKSFSDLKDKKAAETLTSNLAKIATANGADLVQVDGFNQAIDLLNSKRVDATINDSLSFYDLIKQKPDTQLKIADTDKNADKNAIILKKNKKELLDAINKALADMKSDGTYLKISQKWFGTDVSK; this is translated from the coding sequence ATGAAAAAATTATTAGCAATAATTATAGGAATATTTTTAGTTACGTTAGGTGCATCAGGATGTTCTAGTAAATCCAATACCAGCAGCAGTGATGCACTGACAAAAATAAAAAATGCTGGAGTAATTTCTATTGGTACAGAGGGTACCTATGCTCCATTTACTTTTCATGATAGTAATGGAACACTAACGGGCTTTGATGTTGACATAGCAACAGAAGTTGCTAAACGTATTGGTGTAAAGCCTAAATTTGTGGAAACAAAATGGGATGGAATGATTGCAGGTCTTGACAGTAATCGCTTTGATATTGTTGCAAATGAAGTTGCTATAACCCCAGAGAGACAGCAAAAGTATGATTTCTCAAGTTCTTATATTACATCTAAGGCAGTATTAATAGTGAATAAAGATAACAATTCAATAAAAAGTTTTTCAGATTTAAAGGATAAGAAAGCAGCGGAGACTTTAACTAGTAACCTTGCTAAAATAGCTACAGCAAATGGAGCTGACCTTGTACAAGTTGATGGATTTAATCAAGCCATTGATCTTCTAAATTCAAAGAGGGTTGACGCTACGATTAATGACAGTTTATCTTTTTATGATCTTATTAAGCAAAAACCAGATACACAGTTGAAAATTGCTGATACAGATAAAAATGCAGATAAAAATGCAATTATTCTTAAGAAAAATAAAAAAGAACTATTGGATGCTATAAATAAAGCTTTAGCAGATATGAAATCAGATGGGACTTATTTAAAGATATCACAAAAGTGGTTTGGTACAGATGTATCAAAATAG
- a CDS encoding nuclear transport factor 2 family protein, protein MNIKLPQPIAYFIKAKNEHNSNELISYFSDNAIVQDEGENICGVKAIKEWIDETNKKYNDTLEALNLVEKNENIVLTAVVSGNFEGSPTNLDFYFTLNNDKITTLKILLSEEK, encoded by the coding sequence ATGAATATTAAATTACCACAACCTATTGCTTATTTTATTAAAGCAAAAAATGAACACAATAGTAATGAACTTATTTCTTATTTTTCAGACAACGCTATTGTACAAGATGAGGGAGAAAATATATGTGGAGTAAAAGCTATCAAAGAATGGATTGACGAGACTAATAAAAAGTATAATGATACTTTAGAAGCTTTAAATTTAGTAGAAAAGAATGAAAATATCGTACTTACAGCAGTTGTTTCTGGTAATTTTGAAGGAAGTCCAACTAATTTAGATTTTTATTTTACTTTAAATAATGACAAGATTACTACTTTGAAAATCTTACTTTCTGAAGAAAAATAG
- a CDS encoding methylenetetrahydrofolate reductase, translated as MLKSKILNRDMGIVTYAITPPKKSNSQEKIIEISQRHVERIKNIDIDGLIIYDIQDEGDRLQDKRPFPFLETINPAEYSRKYMQELTVEKIIYRCVGKYHENELRESIASDLQEDKFSVFVGAASREQEVKLKLSEAYNIREKLEDKLTLGGVVIPERHTRNKDEHMRIINKTNKGCKFFVSQVIYDIEVSKNLLSDYFYYCKDNHMEMVPILFTLTPCGSIKTLEFMKWLGINVPKWMENELIHSNDILDKSINLAKNIFEELLDFALDKGIPIGCNVESLSIRKVEIEASIQLVRDIKLIIENKLKGYKYEKLKIINMN; from the coding sequence ATGTTAAAAAGTAAAATATTAAATAGAGATATGGGAATAGTAACTTATGCAATAACTCCACCTAAGAAAAGCAATTCACAGGAAAAGATTATTGAAATTTCTCAAAGACATGTGGAGAGAATAAAGAACATAGATATTGATGGATTAATTATATATGATATACAGGATGAAGGTGATAGATTGCAGGATAAGAGACCCTTTCCATTTTTAGAAACAATAAATCCTGCTGAGTATAGCAGAAAATATATGCAAGAATTAACTGTGGAAAAGATTATATATCGTTGTGTAGGTAAATATCATGAGAATGAGTTAAGAGAATCTATAGCTTCTGATTTGCAAGAAGATAAATTTTCAGTATTTGTTGGAGCAGCTTCAAGAGAACAGGAGGTTAAATTAAAATTATCAGAGGCATATAATATAAGAGAAAAATTGGAGGATAAGCTGACTTTAGGTGGAGTTGTAATACCAGAAAGGCATACAAGAAATAAAGATGAACATATGAGAATTATTAATAAAACAAATAAGGGATGTAAGTTCTTTGTTTCACAGGTAATTTATGATATAGAAGTCTCAAAAAATTTACTATCAGATTATTTTTATTACTGTAAAGATAATCATATGGAAATGGTGCCTATATTGTTTACCCTTACACCCTGTGGTTCTATAAAAACCTTGGAGTTTATGAAATGGCTGGGCATAAATGTACCTAAGTGGATGGAAAATGAGCTAATACATTCAAATGATATTCTGGATAAATCTATTAATTTGGCTAAAAATATATTTGAAGAATTATTGGATTTTGCACTGGATAAGGGTATACCAATTGGATGTAATGTTGAGAGTCTATCCATTAGAAAAGTAGAAATTGAAGCTTCAATACAACTGGTAAGAGATATAAAATTAATTATTGAAAATAAGTTAAAAGGTTATAAATATGAAAAATTAAAAATTATAAATATGAATTGA
- a CDS encoding helix-turn-helix transcriptional regulator, translating to MQINRLFEIVYILLNKKVSTAKEFAEYFQVSTRTIYRDINTLSSTGIPIYTNQGKGGGIRILDNFILNKSLLSENEQNEILIALQSLKALKYPDIDTTLSKLSNLFKKDNYNWIEVDFSNWGSNKFDKEKFDILKEAVINNKIIAFKYYNSSGEKSNRKAQPLKLIFKDRSWYLQSFCLSKQNYRTFKISRMSNITITEEISNIISLDKLQIQSQREQAHKVTNFKLHFLPNAAYRIYDEFDEKDIVKNKDGSFNVITVLPEGEWIYDYIMSFGTGIEVLEPKVVRDILLEKLKKMIGKYK from the coding sequence ATGCAGATAAATAGATTATTTGAAATTGTATATATTTTGCTTAATAAAAAAGTATCTACGGCTAAAGAATTTGCTGAATATTTTCAAGTATCAACAAGAACAATTTATAGGGATATTAATACTTTAAGTTCAACAGGAATACCAATCTATACAAACCAAGGTAAAGGTGGAGGTATAAGAATTTTAGATAATTTTATACTTAATAAATCTCTACTTTCAGAAAATGAACAAAATGAAATATTAATTGCACTCCAAAGTTTAAAGGCATTGAAATATCCTGATATTGATACTACTCTTTCTAAATTAAGTAATTTATTTAAAAAAGATAATTATAATTGGATTGAAGTAGACTTTTCAAATTGGGGTAGTAATAAATTTGATAAAGAAAAGTTTGATATATTAAAAGAAGCTGTTATAAACAACAAGATTATTGCATTTAAATATTATAATTCATCAGGAGAAAAAAGTAATAGAAAAGCTCAACCGTTAAAGTTGATTTTTAAAGATAGATCTTGGTATTTACAGAGTTTTTGTCTATCAAAGCAAAATTATAGAACATTTAAAATTAGTCGTATGTCTAATATAACAATTACAGAAGAGATTTCTAATATAATATCCTTAGACAAGTTACAAATCCAATCTCAAAGGGAACAAGCACATAAGGTAACTAATTTTAAATTACATTTTTTACCCAATGCTGCTTATAGAATATATGATGAATTTGATGAAAAAGATATTGTAAAAAATAAAGATGGATCTTTTAATGTTATTACTGTTCTACCGGAAGGAGAATGGATATATGATTATATTATGTCTTTTGGTACTGGCATTGAGGTTTTAGAGCCTAAGGTAGTACGGGATATACTTTTAGAGAAATTAAAAAAAATGATTGGAAAGTATAAATAA
- a CDS encoding HXXEE domain-containing protein → MKTLTIIIWLFPILFMIHDFEEIIMINPWKKRNREYIEEIKNKRIPFEFNASTAAFAIAVAEEFLIISIVTLISYVIYSYAIWYGLFIAFTLHLIFHLFQWLRFKKYVPSTITSVLFIPICFYMIYKFNILLHYNSVTLFLYILIASIIMIINLYFLHRGMKKFDYWLKQFSTNYKI, encoded by the coding sequence ATGAAAACATTAACTATAATTATATGGCTTTTCCCTATACTTTTTATGATTCATGACTTTGAGGAAATTATAATGATTAATCCATGGAAGAAGAGAAATAGAGAATACATTGAGGAGATTAAAAATAAACGTATTCCCTTTGAGTTCAATGCTTCAACCGCTGCCTTTGCAATTGCAGTAGCTGAAGAATTTCTTATTATATCAATAGTAACTTTAATCTCATATGTAATTTACAGTTATGCTATCTGGTATGGTTTATTTATTGCTTTTACTCTACATCTGATTTTTCATCTGTTTCAATGGTTAAGGTTTAAAAAATATGTACCTTCCACCATAACCAGTGTATTGTTTATTCCCATTTGCTTTTATATGATATATAAGTTTAATATTTTACTGCATTATAACTCTGTCACTTTGTTTCTTTACATACTAATTGCTTCGATTATAATGATTATAAATTTATACTTTTTGCATAGAGGAATGAAAAAATTTGATTATTGGTTAAAGCAGTTTAGTACAAATTATAAAATATGA